A genome region from Streptomyces sp. S4.7 includes the following:
- a CDS encoding DNA topoisomerase IV subunit B: MTAETSVPSSALLTADRDGSNYTARHLLVLEGLEAVRKRPGMYIGSTDSRGLMHCLWEIIDNSVDEALGGYCDRIDVTLHEDGSVEVKDNGRGIPVDVEPKTGLSGIEVVMTKLHAGGKFGGGSYAASGGLHGVGASVVNALSSRLDIEVDRNSATHAISFRRGVPGIFTESGPDAPFDPANGLLKGKRVPKTRTGTRTRYWADRQIFLKDARLSLETLHQRARQTAFLVPGLTIVVRDERAAGESEGNGTIEETFHYDGGISEFCEYLAQDKAVCDVLRLTGQGVFKETVPVLDDRGHMTPTEVTRELGVDIALRWGTGYDTTMRSYVNIIATPKGGTHMTGFERAVTKTVNEALRSAKLLRVAEDDVVKDDALEGLTAVVTVRLAEPQFEGQTKEILGTSAANRIVAGVVSKELKEFLTSTKRDAKAQARAVLEKAVAAARTRIAARQHKEAQRRKTALETSSLPAKLADCRSDDVERSELFIVEGDSALGTAKLARNSEFQALLPIRGKILNVQKSSVSDMLKNAECGAIIQVIGAGSGRTFDIDAARYGKIVLLVDADVDGAHIRCLLLTLFQRYMRPMVEAGRVFAAVPPLHRVELVQPKKGQDKYVYTYSDNELRQTLLEFQRKNVRYKDSIQRYKGLGEMDADQLAETTMDPRHRTLRRINIGDLESSEQVFDLLMGNEVAPRKEFITSSAATLDRARIDV; this comes from the coding sequence GTGACCGCCGAGACGTCCGTGCCGTCCAGTGCGCTGCTGACAGCAGATCGTGACGGTTCCAACTACACCGCGCGGCACCTGCTCGTCCTTGAGGGGCTCGAGGCGGTCCGGAAACGGCCCGGCATGTACATCGGGTCGACCGACAGCCGCGGTCTGATGCACTGCCTCTGGGAAATCATCGACAACTCGGTCGACGAGGCCCTGGGCGGCTACTGCGACCGTATCGACGTCACGCTCCACGAGGACGGCTCCGTCGAGGTCAAGGACAACGGTCGCGGTATCCCCGTCGACGTCGAGCCGAAGACCGGTCTCTCCGGCATCGAGGTCGTCATGACGAAGCTGCACGCGGGCGGCAAGTTCGGCGGCGGCTCCTACGCGGCCTCCGGCGGTCTGCACGGCGTGGGTGCCTCCGTCGTCAACGCGCTCTCCTCCCGGCTGGACATCGAGGTCGACCGCAACAGCGCCACGCACGCGATCAGCTTCCGTCGCGGCGTCCCCGGCATCTTCACGGAATCGGGCCCCGACGCCCCCTTCGACCCGGCGAACGGGCTGCTCAAGGGCAAGCGGGTGCCCAAGACGCGCACCGGCACCCGGACCCGCTACTGGGCGGACCGGCAGATCTTCCTCAAGGACGCCAGGCTGTCGCTGGAGACCCTGCACCAGCGGGCCCGCCAGACCGCCTTCCTCGTCCCCGGCCTGACCATCGTCGTGCGCGACGAGCGCGCCGCCGGCGAGAGCGAGGGCAACGGCACGATCGAGGAGACCTTCCACTACGACGGCGGGATCAGCGAGTTCTGCGAGTACCTGGCGCAGGACAAGGCCGTCTGCGACGTGCTGCGGCTGACCGGACAGGGCGTCTTCAAGGAGACCGTGCCCGTCCTGGACGACCGCGGGCACATGACGCCCACCGAGGTCACCCGCGAGCTGGGCGTCGACATCGCCCTGCGCTGGGGCACCGGCTACGACACCACGATGCGTTCCTACGTCAACATCATCGCCACCCCCAAGGGCGGCACGCACATGACGGGCTTCGAGCGCGCGGTGACCAAGACGGTCAACGAGGCGCTGCGCTCGGCGAAGCTCCTGCGCGTCGCCGAGGACGACGTCGTCAAGGACGACGCCCTGGAAGGTCTCACGGCCGTGGTGACGGTACGTCTCGCCGAGCCCCAGTTCGAGGGGCAGACCAAGGAGATCCTGGGGACGTCGGCGGCCAACCGGATCGTCGCGGGCGTCGTCTCCAAGGAGCTCAAGGAGTTCCTGACCTCGACCAAGCGCGACGCCAAGGCGCAGGCGCGCGCCGTGCTGGAGAAGGCCGTCGCCGCCGCCCGTACGCGCATCGCCGCCCGTCAGCACAAGGAGGCCCAGCGCAGGAAGACGGCGCTGGAGACCTCCTCGCTGCCGGCCAAGCTCGCCGACTGCCGCAGCGACGACGTGGAGCGCAGCGAGCTGTTCATCGTCGAGGGCGACTCGGCGCTCGGTACGGCCAAGCTCGCCCGGAACAGCGAGTTCCAGGCGCTGCTGCCGATCCGCGGCAAGATCCTCAACGTTCAGAAGTCGTCCGTCTCCGACATGCTGAAGAACGCCGAGTGCGGCGCGATCATCCAGGTCATAGGAGCGGGGTCGGGCCGGACGTTCGACATCGACGCCGCCCGCTACGGCAAGATCGTGCTGCTCGTCGACGCCGATGTGGACGGCGCCCACATCCGCTGTCTGCTGCTGACGCTGTTCCAGCGCTACATGCGTCCGATGGTGGAGGCGGGCCGGGTCTTCGCGGCCGTTCCGCCCCTGCACCGGGTGGAGCTGGTGCAGCCCAAGAAGGGCCAGGACAAGTACGTGTACACGTACTCGGACAACGAGCTGCGGCAGACACTCCTGGAGTTCCAGCGCAAGAACGTGCGCTACAAGGACTCCATCCAGCGCTACAAGGGCCTCGGCGAGATGGACGCCGACCAGCTGGCCGAGACCACGATGGACCCGCGCCACCGCACGCTGCGGCGGATCAACATCGGGGACCTCGAATCGTCCGAGCAGGTATTCGACCTGCTCATGGGCAACGAGGTCGCGCCGCGCAAGGAGTTCATCACCAGCTCGGCCGCGACGCTGGACCGCGCCAGGATCGACGTCTGA
- a CDS encoding histidine kinase has product MPIGAVTVWPSREALTRVGVPRVRTALDCLLVGGLVGWLFATAYTADVFHGWRAVLPVLGMLCFGTAVVFLHRWTVRRRLVPSLGLFLVIALLGTGASAAGAEGTAALLWILGGALAVERLPLAPAVGVWAVLSAALALANTEALTEVAITMGAVLLGGYTLRLDAQARGAGFRLLAQERAARAAEAESAALAERARIAREIHDVLAHSLSAQLVHLEAARLQIEGGYDREQVLRRVVEARSMARQGLAETRQALSALRGQLVPVEDYLRELAVDGVRTEVVGEPRLLPTDASQAVRRVAQEALTNARKHAPGAGVTMRLEYARYAVTLEVRDEGASAPGSELAASGSGYGLLGMRERAELLGGTLEAGPAASLEGGAGGAPYGSGPPDGSEGKGFTVRLRVPV; this is encoded by the coding sequence ATGCCGATCGGCGCGGTGACCGTGTGGCCGAGCAGGGAGGCGCTGACCCGCGTGGGGGTGCCGCGCGTCAGGACGGCGCTGGACTGCCTGCTGGTCGGTGGGCTGGTCGGCTGGCTGTTCGCGACCGCGTACACCGCGGACGTCTTCCACGGCTGGCGGGCGGTGCTGCCCGTGCTGGGCATGCTGTGCTTCGGGACGGCCGTGGTGTTCCTGCACCGGTGGACCGTGCGGAGGCGGCTTGTTCCCTCGCTGGGGCTGTTCCTCGTGATCGCGCTCCTGGGGACCGGCGCGAGCGCGGCGGGGGCCGAGGGCACGGCCGCGCTGCTCTGGATCCTGGGCGGCGCCCTCGCGGTGGAGAGACTGCCGCTCGCACCGGCCGTGGGCGTCTGGGCGGTGCTCTCCGCGGCCCTCGCGCTGGCGAACACCGAGGCGTTGACGGAGGTGGCGATCACGATGGGCGCCGTCCTGCTCGGCGGCTACACGCTGCGGCTCGACGCGCAGGCGCGCGGGGCCGGGTTCCGGCTGCTGGCGCAGGAGCGCGCCGCGCGGGCGGCCGAGGCCGAGTCGGCCGCGCTGGCCGAGCGGGCCAGGATCGCCCGCGAGATCCACGACGTGCTGGCCCACAGCCTCTCCGCGCAGCTCGTGCACCTGGAGGCGGCGCGCCTCCAGATCGAGGGCGGATACGACCGTGAGCAGGTGCTGCGGCGCGTGGTGGAGGCGCGGAGCATGGCCCGGCAGGGGCTGGCGGAGACGCGCCAGGCGCTCTCCGCCCTCCGCGGCCAGCTGGTCCCCGTCGAGGACTATCTGCGGGAGCTGGCGGTCGACGGGGTGCGGACCGAGGTCGTGGGGGAGCCGCGGCTGCTGCCCACCGATGCCTCGCAGGCGGTGCGGCGCGTCGCCCAGGAGGCGCTGACGAACGCGCGCAAGCACGCTCCGGGGGCGGGCGTGACGATGCGGCTGGAGTACGCGCGGTACGCGGTGACCCTGGAGGTACGCGACGAGGGCGCGTCCGCGCCGGGCAGCGAACTCGCCGCCTCCGGCTCCGGGTACGGTCTCCTGGGGATGCGGGAGCGCGCCGAACTGCTGGGCGGCACTCTGGAGGCCGGACCCGCGGCCTCTCTTGAAGGCGGCGCCGGCGGAGCCCCGTACGGCTCCGGACCGCCGGACGGGTCCGAGGGGAAGGGCTTCACCGTGCGTCTGCGAGTGCCCGTATGA
- a CDS encoding response regulator transcription factor: protein MTARVIVADDQAVVREGIVMLLGLLPGIEVVGAAKDGEEAVALVGELAPDVVLMDLRMPRCDGVEATRRIRERHPATQVVVLTTYADDDSLFPALRAGARGYLTKDAGGDEIVRAVQDVMAGDAGLAPAVQRRLLERVSAVAPVPARESPPDGLTARETEVLSLVAEGFSNKEIAGRLHIGAATVKTHINNIFAKAGVRDRAQAVRYAYQHGLIRSPGTNVT from the coding sequence ATGACGGCCCGGGTGATCGTGGCCGACGACCAGGCGGTGGTGCGCGAGGGCATCGTCATGCTGCTCGGGCTGCTGCCCGGCATCGAGGTCGTCGGCGCCGCGAAGGACGGCGAGGAGGCGGTGGCCCTCGTCGGTGAACTCGCCCCCGACGTCGTGCTGATGGACCTCCGTATGCCGCGCTGCGACGGGGTCGAGGCGACCCGCCGGATCCGCGAGCGGCATCCGGCGACCCAGGTCGTGGTGCTCACCACCTACGCCGACGACGACTCGCTGTTCCCCGCCCTGCGGGCGGGCGCGCGCGGCTATCTGACCAAGGACGCGGGCGGCGACGAGATCGTCCGGGCGGTCCAGGACGTCATGGCCGGGGACGCGGGGCTCGCCCCCGCCGTGCAGCGGCGGCTGCTGGAGCGGGTCAGCGCGGTCGCCCCCGTACCGGCGCGCGAGTCGCCGCCCGACGGGCTCACCGCCCGTGAGACCGAGGTGCTGTCCCTGGTCGCAGAGGGGTTCTCCAACAAGGAGATCGCCGGGCGCCTGCACATCGGAGCGGCCACGGTGAAGACCCACATCAACAACATCTTCGCCAAGGCCGGGGTGCGCGACCGGGCGCAGGCGGTGCGCTACGCCTATCAGCACGGACTCATCCGGTCACCCGGGACAAACGTCACCTGA
- a CDS encoding DUF485 domain-containing protein has protein sequence MEKQEGRGAATVRTDDPWYDALASGWGELDGTGAPTTPVAPATTPATATATATVHAGGGAGEPGEAAEHGLGAADIYLEVQRSAAFQEVRARYRRFVFPATAAFLVWYLAYVVAATTAPDLMARPVAGAVNVAMVAGLGQFLSTFLLTWAYSRHARLHLDRDALDLRWSVFDLTRSRELGTARQSGTPGEPGTARAGERRR, from the coding sequence GTGGAGAAGCAGGAAGGGCGCGGCGCCGCGACCGTGCGGACCGACGACCCCTGGTACGACGCGCTGGCCTCCGGCTGGGGCGAACTGGACGGTACGGGGGCGCCGACGACGCCTGTCGCGCCCGCGACCACGCCCGCCACAGCCACAGCGACAGCCACGGTTCATGCCGGCGGCGGAGCAGGTGAGCCCGGCGAGGCGGCGGAGCACGGGCTCGGCGCCGCCGACATCTATCTGGAGGTCCAGCGGAGCGCGGCGTTCCAGGAGGTACGCGCCCGCTACCGCCGGTTCGTCTTCCCTGCCACCGCCGCCTTCCTGGTCTGGTACCTGGCGTACGTCGTCGCCGCGACCACGGCGCCGGATCTGATGGCGCGCCCGGTGGCGGGGGCCGTGAACGTGGCGATGGTCGCGGGGCTCGGACAGTTCCTCAGCACGTTCCTGCTGACCTGGGCGTACTCGCGCCACGCCCGGCTGCACCTGGACCGGGACGCGCTCGATCTGCGCTGGAGCGTCTTCGACCTGACGAGGTCGCGGGAGCTCGGTACGGCGCGGCAGTCCGGGACGCCGGGCGAGCCCGGTACGGCGCGGGCAGGGGAGCGGCGGCGATGA
- a CDS encoding cation acetate symporter yields the protein MSGDHQSLALLLFSVFVAVTLGITTWVSRHRQGSAEEFYTGGRLFSPMENGFAIAGDYMSAASFLGISGLIALFGYDGMLYSVGFLVAWLVVLLLVAELVRNCGRFTMADVVATRMRERPVRIAAGTSSVAVSILYLVAQMVGAGSLVALLLGGTSEAARAWTVIGVGALMVVYVTLGGMRATTWIQIVKAVLLMAGTVALTVLVLVRFHGDFNALLNTAAERSGHGKEFLSPGLAYGGGWTARFDFISLGLALVLGTAGLPHILSRFYTVPTARAARRSVVWSIGLIGSFYLMTIVLGFGAAAVVGTAEVRASSAAGNTALPLLALDLGGGAGSTGGTVLFAVVAAIAFATILAVVAGITLASSASVAHDLYASLKKPEKPEKPRTGSSADARFGLRADSRADSRAEPRGEVAVARIAAAGIGAVAIALGLLARDLNVAFLVGLAFAVAASANLPVLLYSLFWRNFTTRGAVWSVYGGLVPAVLLVAFSPVVSGSPEAIFPGVDFHVFPLQNPGLVSIPLGFLAGWIGTVLFREHADETKHAESEVRSLTGAGAV from the coding sequence ATGAGCGGCGATCACCAGAGCCTGGCGCTGCTGCTGTTCAGCGTTTTCGTCGCGGTCACCCTCGGCATCACCACCTGGGTGAGCCGCCACCGGCAGGGCTCGGCGGAGGAGTTCTACACCGGCGGACGCCTCTTCTCACCCATGGAGAACGGTTTCGCCATCGCCGGCGACTACATGTCGGCCGCCTCCTTCCTCGGTATCTCCGGCCTCATCGCCCTCTTCGGCTACGACGGCATGCTCTACTCCGTCGGCTTCCTCGTCGCCTGGCTGGTCGTGCTGCTGCTGGTGGCCGAACTCGTCCGTAACTGCGGCCGGTTCACCATGGCCGACGTCGTCGCCACCCGGATGCGCGAGCGCCCCGTCAGGATCGCGGCGGGCACTTCCTCCGTCGCCGTCTCCATTCTCTATCTGGTGGCGCAGATGGTCGGGGCGGGCAGTCTGGTCGCGCTGCTGCTCGGGGGAACGAGCGAGGCCGCGCGCGCCTGGACGGTGATCGGCGTGGGCGCGCTGATGGTCGTCTACGTGACGCTCGGCGGGATGCGGGCCACCACCTGGATCCAGATCGTCAAGGCCGTGCTGCTGATGGCGGGCACGGTCGCGCTGACCGTGCTCGTACTGGTCCGTTTCCACGGCGACTTCAACGCGCTGCTCAACACCGCCGCCGAACGCAGCGGCCACGGCAAGGAGTTCCTGTCACCGGGCCTCGCCTACGGCGGGGGCTGGACCGCGCGGTTCGACTTCATCAGCCTGGGGCTGGCCCTGGTGCTCGGCACGGCCGGACTGCCGCACATCCTGTCCCGCTTCTACACCGTGCCGACCGCCCGCGCCGCCCGCAGGTCGGTCGTCTGGTCCATCGGGCTCATCGGGAGCTTCTACCTGATGACGATCGTGCTCGGCTTCGGCGCCGCCGCCGTGGTCGGCACCGCCGAGGTGCGCGCGTCGAGCGCGGCGGGGAACACGGCGCTGCCGCTGCTCGCCCTGGACCTGGGCGGCGGCGCGGGGTCCACCGGCGGAACGGTTCTCTTCGCCGTGGTCGCCGCCATCGCCTTCGCGACGATCCTCGCCGTCGTCGCCGGCATCACCCTCGCCTCGTCGGCCTCCGTCGCGCACGATCTCTACGCCTCCCTCAAGAAGCCCGAGAAGCCCGAGAAGCCGAGAACCGGATCCTCAGCCGATGCCCGCTTTGGACTCCGCGCCGACTCCCGCGCCGACTCCCGCGCCGAGCCGCGCGGCGAGGTCGCCGTCGCCCGGATCGCGGCGGCCGGTATCGGCGCCGTGGCCATCGCGCTCGGGCTGCTCGCCCGCGACCTCAACGTCGCCTTCCTGGTGGGTCTCGCGTTCGCCGTCGCCGCCTCCGCCAATCTGCCGGTGCTGCTCTACTCGCTCTTCTGGCGGAACTTCACCACGCGCGGAGCGGTCTGGTCGGTCTACGGCGGACTGGTACCGGCGGTGCTGCTGGTGGCGTTCTCCCCCGTGGTGTCGGGGAGCCCGGAGGCGATCTTCCCGGGCGTCGACTTCCATGTCTTCCCGCTCCAGAACCCGGGCCTGGTCTCGATCCCGCTCGGCTTCCTGGCGGGCTGGATCGGCACGGTCCTCTTCCGCGAACACGCGGACGAGACCAAGCACGCGGAGTCCGAGGTGCGTTCACTCACCGGCGCGGGCGCCGTCTGA
- a CDS encoding response regulator: protein MIDVLVVDDDIRVADINTAYVAKVAGFRVVAKAHSGTEALTRLTERPVDLILLDHYLPDRDGLSVVRELRGLGHRTDVIMVTAARDVATVQSAMRHGALQYLVKPFNFAGLRTKLEAYATLRRTLESGGEAEQADVDRMFGALSASATPELPKGHSPSTAEVVRQVLLGAEGPLSAHEIAESAGMSRQTAQRYLKLLERAGRVRLSLRYGETGRPEHRYAWATSG from the coding sequence ATGATCGACGTACTGGTCGTGGACGACGACATCCGGGTCGCCGACATCAACACCGCCTATGTGGCGAAGGTGGCCGGATTCCGGGTCGTCGCCAAGGCGCACTCGGGGACGGAGGCACTCACCCGGCTCACCGAGCGGCCCGTCGACCTGATCCTCCTCGACCACTATCTGCCCGACCGCGACGGGCTCTCGGTGGTACGGGAACTGCGCGGGCTCGGCCACCGGACCGACGTGATCATGGTGACCGCCGCGCGCGACGTCGCCACCGTCCAGTCGGCGATGCGCCACGGGGCGCTCCAGTACCTGGTCAAGCCGTTCAACTTCGCCGGGCTGCGGACCAAGCTGGAGGCGTACGCGACGCTGCGCCGCACACTGGAGAGCGGCGGCGAGGCCGAACAGGCCGATGTGGACCGGATGTTCGGCGCGCTTTCGGCGTCCGCCACGCCCGAACTGCCCAAGGGGCACTCGCCGAGCACCGCCGAGGTGGTGCGCCAGGTGCTGCTCGGCGCCGAAGGGCCGCTGTCCGCCCACGAGATCGCCGAGAGCGCCGGGATGAGCCGGCAGACGGCGCAGCGTTATCTCAAACTGCTGGAGCGGGCGGGGCGGGTCCGGCTCAGTCTCCGGTACGGCGAGACGGGCCGCCCGGAGCACCGCTACGCCTGGGCGACGAGCGGCTGA
- a CDS encoding sensor histidine kinase — MNAGPTTPPRRRRFGWPRRVFSQVLLMQLAIAAGTAVLATGMFLRPLSDQLDDQAMRRALAIAETTASEPVADALLASRPSVDGPVQEEAERIREATGAEYVVIMDRRGVRWSHTDTGQIGRIVSTDPSEAIAGHDVMEIDSGTLGRSARGKVPLRDESGRIVGAVSVGIAYDSVRERLLATIPGLLAYAGGALAVGALAAFLISRRLQRQTHDLAFSDISALLAEREAMLHSLREGVIALDGTGRIRLMNDEAQRLLGLGPEATGQPLDVVLGPGRTTDVLAGRVAGDDLLTVSGARVLIANRMPTDDGGAVATLRDRTELEQLGRELDATRGLIDALRAQDHEHANRMHTVMGLLELEMHDEAVEFVTEVVGVHRATAEQVTERIHDPLPAALLVGKATVAAERGVSLRISPATLLPDRLVDPQGLVTVLGNLVDNALDAAAGSEDPRIEVEVRAEGRTVVLRISDSGPGVPREQRELVFTEGWTTKELPTHGRRGLGLAMVRRLAERQGGSARVTESADGGAEFTVVLPEALADTERVTRDAAPPDHVVREPAEPVTTGETR, encoded by the coding sequence ATGAACGCCGGACCGACGACCCCACCGCGACGACGGCGATTCGGCTGGCCACGGCGCGTCTTCTCCCAGGTGCTGCTGATGCAGCTGGCCATCGCCGCGGGCACCGCCGTGCTCGCCACGGGGATGTTCCTCCGGCCGCTGAGCGACCAGCTCGACGACCAGGCCATGCGCAGGGCACTGGCGATCGCCGAGACGACGGCGTCCGAACCGGTGGCGGACGCGCTGTTGGCGTCGCGGCCCTCGGTGGACGGACCGGTGCAGGAGGAGGCCGAACGCATCAGAGAGGCCACCGGCGCCGAGTACGTCGTGATCATGGACAGACGCGGGGTCCGCTGGTCACACACCGACACCGGCCAGATCGGCAGGATCGTCTCCACCGATCCCAGCGAGGCGATAGCCGGCCACGACGTCATGGAGATCGACAGCGGCACCCTCGGCCGCTCGGCGCGCGGCAAGGTCCCGCTGCGCGACGAATCGGGGAGGATCGTCGGCGCCGTGTCGGTGGGCATCGCGTACGACAGCGTCCGCGAACGTCTGCTCGCCACGATCCCCGGCCTGCTCGCGTACGCGGGCGGCGCCCTGGCCGTCGGCGCGCTGGCCGCTTTCCTGATCTCCAGGCGCCTTCAGCGCCAGACCCATGACCTGGCCTTCTCCGACATCTCGGCGCTGCTCGCGGAGCGCGAGGCCATGCTGCACAGCCTGCGCGAGGGAGTGATCGCACTCGACGGGACGGGGCGGATCCGGCTGATGAACGACGAGGCGCAGCGGCTGCTCGGCCTCGGGCCCGAGGCCACGGGACAACCGCTCGACGTGGTCCTCGGACCGGGCCGTACCACCGACGTACTGGCCGGCCGGGTGGCCGGCGACGACCTGCTGACCGTGAGCGGCGCCCGGGTGCTCATCGCCAACCGGATGCCGACCGACGACGGCGGCGCGGTCGCCACACTCCGTGACCGTACGGAACTGGAACAGCTCGGCCGGGAGCTGGACGCCACCCGCGGTCTCATCGACGCCCTGCGCGCCCAGGACCACGAGCACGCCAACCGGATGCACACGGTGATGGGCCTGCTGGAGCTGGAGATGCACGACGAGGCGGTGGAGTTCGTGACCGAGGTCGTCGGCGTGCACCGGGCCACCGCCGAGCAGGTCACCGAGCGGATCCACGACCCGCTGCCGGCCGCGCTGCTGGTGGGCAAGGCCACCGTCGCCGCCGAGCGGGGCGTCTCGCTGCGCATCTCGCCGGCCACCCTGCTGCCCGACCGGCTCGTCGACCCGCAGGGGCTCGTCACGGTCCTGGGCAATCTCGTGGACAACGCGCTGGACGCGGCGGCCGGCTCCGAGGACCCGCGCATCGAGGTGGAGGTACGGGCCGAGGGCCGTACGGTCGTCCTGCGGATCTCCGACAGCGGCCCCGGCGTCCCGCGGGAACAGCGCGAACTGGTCTTCACCGAGGGCTGGACCACGAAGGAACTGCCCACCCACGGCCGGCGCGGACTGGGCCTCGCCATGGTGCGCAGGCTCGCCGAGCGCCAGGGCGGCAGCGCTCGCGTCACCGAATCCGCCGACGGGGGCGCGGAGTTCACCGTCGTCCTGCCCGAGGCACTCGCCGATACGGAGCGCGTGACACGGGACGCCGCGCCACCGGACCACGTCGTCCGCGAGCCGGCAGAGCCCGTCACCACAGGGGAGACACGATGA